A genomic window from Silene latifolia isolate original U9 population chromosome 11, ASM4854445v1, whole genome shotgun sequence includes:
- the LOC141612787 gene encoding serpin-ZX-like, with translation MDFTTQIAKILIKDGLINNRSVVCSPASIDAVLRILAVGAKNSTLEELLRSLGHANLEELNTAARELAGVLKGSEDEDRDGPVISYVNALWLDQRFSLDNLFHKVLRDVHNAEARAVDFKNQADEVVKEVNSWAKEQTKGLIKQVLTRESIGNDTVLLLANALYFKGTWEHKFYKKNTKVDEFNLLNGDKIQVPFMNQSYKHFNYGMFEECQVLKMPYRSATYVPQKWDRGSRHITTEFSMYIFLPNDINGLPNLMENIKIDQNMFNDGRFKLDRVKLKRISIPIFNLVSDLRLKGTMKQLGLTLPFEAMNKDFSGIIDGSDPLYVNDVVHRCRVETNEHGTEAVGYSAYDVAYGCTPIVEEPPKIIFLADHPFMFMIREDFSGAILFIGSMLNPK, from the exons ATGGATTTTACGACCCAAATCGCAAAAATTCTCATAAAAGACGGTCTCATTAACAACAGGAGCGTAGTTTGTTCCCCAGCATCGATTGATGCTGTGCTTCGAATCTTGGCCGTAGGAGCGAAAAATTCTACGTTAGAGGAGTTGCTTAGGTCTCTTGGACATGCTAACCTGGAAGAATTGAACACGGCTGCACGTGAATTAGCCGGTGTTTTAAAGGGTTCCGAAGATGAAGACCGTGATGGACCGGTTATCTCTTATGTTAATGCATTGTGGTTGGATCAACGCTTTTCCTTGGATAACTTGTTCCACAAGGTATTGAGGGATGTTCATAATGCTGAAGCTAGGGCAGTTGATTTCAAGAATCAG GCTGATGAAGTGGTAAAGGAAGTAAATTCATGGGCAAAAGAGCAAACAAAGGGATTGATCAAACAAGTTCTTACAAGAGAAAGTATCGGAAACGACACCGTTTTATTGTTAGCTAATGCATTGTACTTCAAAGGAACTTGGGAACACAAATTctacaaaaaaaacacaaaagtTGATGAATTTAATCTTCTTAATGGTGACAAAATTCAAGTCCCATTTATGAACCAAAGTTACAAACACTTTAATTATGGTATGTTTGAAGAATGTCAAGTTCTAAAAATGCCATACAGAAGTGCAACTTACGTGCCACAgaaatgggacagaggatccaGACATATAACAACGGAGTTCTCAATGTATATTTTCCTTCCCAATGATATCAATGGGTTGCCAAATCTTATGGAAAACATCAAAATTGATCAAAATATGTTCAATGACGGTCGATTCAAGCTTGACCGGGTCAAGCTCAAGCGAATATCCATCCCGATATTTAATCTTGTGTCCGACCTTCGTCTTAAGGGGACTATGAAACAATTGGGATTGACATTACCGTTTGAAGCAATGAATAAAGATTTTTCGGGAATTATTGACGGTTCCGACCCGCTTTACGTAAATGATGTTGTTCATAGGTGTCGAGTCGAAACTAATGAGCATGGGACGGAAGCCGTGGGTTATTCTGCTTATGATGTCGCATATGGATGCACACCAATTGTTGAAGAACCACCTAAGATAATTTTTTTGGCGGACCACCCGTTTATGTTTATGATCCGAGAAGATTTTTCGGGTGCTATACTTTTTATTGGATCGATGCTCAACCCTAAATAG
- the LOC141610746 gene encoding uncharacterized protein LOC141610746, translated as MDANIHATAAINQFNNLTQKGKLKLETVINSACYALDRDNFFYIMFYAMDMESNTQSIYQVGMAELGGQPLLGLLRDYLNEKILAVISLKGTNYNSTVKKKKYVSSLTTGSSTLER; from the exons ATGGATGCCAATATTCATGCCACAGCAGCTATCAATCAATTCAACAATCTTACGCAG AAAGGAAAGCTCAAGCTAGAGACGGTAATTAACTCCGCTTGCTATGCCCTTGACCGTGATAACTTCTTCTACATAATGTTTTACGCCATGGACATGGAGTCGAACACTCAAAGTATATATCAAGTTGGCATGGCAGAGCTTGGTGGACAGCCATTACTGGGTTTACTGAGAGATTATCTTAATGAAAAGATTCTTGCTGTTATATCTCTCAAAG GGACTAACTATAATTCAACCGTGAAAAAGAAGAAATATGTGTCATCACTAACAACGGGTTCAAGTACTCTTGAGCGATAA
- the LOC141610747 gene encoding serpin-Z10-like — MTWLSVIKSFLFKKKKTKVPKQPIIQEEIPKQVQKLGRDFTSQVVKILIRDGLINNKSVVCSPSLIDAVLRILAVGAKNSTLEEELLRALGHANVEELNAASFEFADVLNDSSDDEDDEDDDGEYEEDEEDYEPVISYVNALLLDQRFGLDNLFQKVLKDVHDTEARAVDFRNQADEVVNQANSWAEEQTKGLIKQFLTTNHIQDDTVSLLTNALHFKGIYRSKFYKECTKDDEFHLLTGDKIRVPFMNQGYKHYEYGTFDDCQVLRIPYESFNYTVKRFSMYIFLPNEINGLPNLIENIKIDRNLFKDEGRFKLHCARIKRISIPIFNLESDFSLKTGMKQLGLTLPFEATCNDFSSIIGGSHPLYVNDVVQKCRVENNEQVSKVATNSTCSCRCEVSYVGLGSPTIVFLANRPFMFMIREDVSSALLFIGSVLDPK, encoded by the exons ATGACATGGTTAAGCGTAATAAAAAGCTTCTTATTCAAGAAGAAGAAAACCAAAGTTCCGAAACAACCGATCATACAAGAAGAAATTCCAAAACAAGTACAAAAACTAGGCCGGGACTTTACGTCCCAAGTCGTAAAAATTCTCATAAGAGACGGTCTCATTAACAATAAGAGCGTAGTTTGTTCCCCTTCGTTGATCGATGCTGTGCTTCGAATCTTGGCCGTAGGAGCGAAAAATTCTACGTTAGAAGAGGAGTTGCTTAGGGCTCTTGGACATGCTAACGTGGAAGAACTGAACGCGGCTTCGTTTGAATTTGCTGATGTTTTGAATGATTCctccgatgatgaagatgacgaggACGATGATGGTGAATATGAGGAAGACGAAGAGGATTACGAGCCGGTTATCTCTTATGTTAATGCATTGTTGTTGGATCAACGCTTTGGCTTGGATAACTTGTTCCAGAAGGTATTGAAGGATGTTCATGATACTGAAGCTAGGGCagttgatttcaggaatcag GCTGATGAAGTGGTAAACCAAGCAAATTCATGGGCAGAAGAACAAACAAAGGGATTAATCAAGCAATTTCTTACAACAAACCATATCCAAGACGACACCGTCTCATTGTTAACCAATGCATTGCATTTCAAAGGAATTTATCGAAGCAAATTCTACAAAGAATGCACAAAAGATGATGAATTTCATCTCCTAACCGGTGACAAAATTCGAGTCCCGTTTATGAATCAAGGTTACAAACACTATGAATACGGTACGTTTGACGATTGTCAAGTTCTAAGAATTCCTTACGAAAGTTTCAATTACACGGTTAAGAGGTTCTCAATGTACATTTTCCTACCAAATGAGATTAATGGGTTGCCAAATCTTATCGAAAATATCAAAATTGATCGAAATTTGTTCAAGGACGAAGGTCGATTCAAGCTCCATTGTGCTAGGATTAAAAGAATTTCAATCCCGATATTTAATCTTGAGTCCGATTTTTCACTTAAGACGGGTATGAAACAATTGGGATTGACATTACCGTTTGAAGCAACGTGTAATGATTTTTCGAGTATAATTGGAGGTTCTCACCCGCTCTATGTAAATGATGTTGTTCAGAAATGTCGAGTGGAAAATAATGAGCAAGTGTCGAAAGTTGCGACCAATTCAACTTGCTCATGCAGATGTGAAGTATCATATGTTGGTCTAGGCTCGCCTACAATAGTTTTTTTGGCAAACCGTCCGTTTATGTTTATGATCCGAGAAGATGTTTCGAGTGCTCTACTTTTCATTGGATCGGTGCTTGACCCTAAATAG
- the LOC141612653 gene encoding serpin-Z3-like: MNATKGVFKKKQAKIPKQPIIQEEVPKIPSDFTSQVAKILIKDGLINNKSVVCSPVSIDAVLRILAAGAKNSTLEELLRSLGHANLEELNAAARELATVLKGSENEDEDYAPVISYVNALWLDQRFLLDNLFQMVLRDVYNAEARAVDFKNQADEVVKEANSWAEEQTKGMIKQVLTRDNIQDDTVLLLANALYFNATWEKKFNQRLTKNADFNLLNGDKIQVPFMNYNKDEYVDYGKFGECQVIKMPYKNRNYYNYRKRFAMYIFLPNESNGLPNLMETIKIDRNLFKVDRVKVKQVSIPKFNLESFVSLKESMKQLGLVLPFEETCKDFSGIIGVSDVVYVNDVVQKCRVVVDEQGTKAAAGTFARKEGSARSRLLPEIKFVADHPFMFMIREDVSGALLFIGSMLRPQ; encoded by the exons ATGAACGCAACAAAGGGAGTATTTAAGAAGAAACAAGCCAAAATTCCAAAACAACCAATCATACAAGAAGAAGTTCCAAAAATACCCAGTGACTTTACGTCACAAGTCGCAAAAATTCTCATAAAAGACGGTCTCATTAACAACAAGAGCGTAGTTTGTTCCCCAGTGTCGATCGATGCTGTTCTTCGAATATTGGCCGCAGGAGCGAAAAATTCTACGTTAGAGGAGTTGCTTAGGTCTCTTGGGCATGCTAACCTGGAAGAATTGAACGCAGCGGCGCGTGAATTAGCCACTGTTTTAAAGGGATCCGAAAATGAAGACGAAGATTATGCCCCGGTTATCTCGTATGTTAATGCACTGTGGTTGGATCAACGCTTTTTGTTGGATAACTTGTTCCAAATGGTATTGAGGGACGTTTATAATGCTGAAGCTAGGGCTGTTGATTTCAAGAATCAG GCTGATGAAGTGGTAAAGGAAGCAAATTCATGGGCAGAAGAACAAACAAAGGGAATGATCAAACAAGTTCTTACAAGAGACAATATCCAAGACGACACCGTTTTATTGTTAGCTAATGCATTGTACTTCAACGCAACTTGGGAAAAGAAATTTAACCAACGCTTGACTAAAAATGCTGATTTTAATCTTCTCAATGGTGACAAAATTCAAGTACCTTTCATGAACTATAACAAAGACGAATACGTCGATTATGGCAAATTCGGAGAATGTCAAGTTATAAAAATGCCATACAAAAATCGCAATTATTATAATTACAGAAAGAGGTTCGCGATGTATATTTTCCTCCCAAATGAGTCTAATGGGTTGCCGAATCTCATGGAAACAATCAAAATTGATCGAAATTTGTTCAAGGTTGACCGTGTCAAGGTCAAACAAGTTTCCATCCCGAAATTTAATCTTGAATCGTTTGTTTCTCTTAAGGAGAGCATGAAACAATTGGGATTGGTATTACCGTTTGAAGAAACATGTAAGGATTTTTCGGGTATTATTGGAGTTTCTGACGTGGTCTATGTAAATGATGTTGTTCAAAAATGTCGAGTGGTAGTTGATGAACAAGGGACGAAAGCAGCGGCCGGGACTTTTGCCCGTAAGGAAGGCAGTGCAAGATCAAGGCTACTACCTGAGATAAAATTTGTGGCGGATCACCCGTTTATGTTTATGATCCGGGAGGATGTTTCGGGTGCTCTTTTATTCATTGGATCGATGCTCCGTCCTCAATAG
- the LOC141610739 gene encoding WRKY transcription factor SUSIBA2-like — MAMVTKEESPVTVTTKVDLPQTLSPDSAVPVSHTDREVNASIALEKPSEDGFNWRKYGQKNVKGNEYIRSYYKCSYPNCCVKKQVERSHDGRITDVTYLGNHEHAKPHAEPKGAVPSQLAVPFQLPECPPSAVDEDKPSDKHSPGTNDVRPMNVETAIVAVPDRPMSISVTPLNQRRDEHSESLTPKRRKKAADSADITPEKPGQESRLVIQTVSEVDIVSDGYRWRKYGQKMVKGNPNPRSYYRCSTAGCPVKKHVERASYDPKVVIATYEGQHDHNIPPVRTIVPQGPAPSSGGTESNGVEKSKSEESNDARDPPTEDNDTPPIAVKSENEKLSPDNNNEAHKALNGDNSDPMTEETGQIQVETTSEVSETEEKDVKTETDSNGVEKTDDQPTNC, encoded by the exons ATGGCAATGGTTACAAAAGAGGAAAGTCCGGTGACTGTAACTACTAAGGTTGATTTGCCTCAGACATTGAGCCCTGACTCTGCAGTACCTGTGTCACATACTGATCGAGAGGTGAACGCCTCTATTGCTTTAGAGAAACCATCAGAAGATGGTTTTAATTGGAGAAAATATGGGCAGAAAAACGTCAAAGGAAATGAGTATATAAGAAGCTATTACAAATGCTCTTATCCAAACTGCTGTGTGAAAAAACAAGTTGAGAGATCTCATGATGGCCGAATTACGGATGTTACATATCTGGGAAATCATGAACATGCTAAACCTCATGCTGAACCAAAAGGAGCTGTTCCTTCTCAACTGGCTGTTCCATTTCAATTACCGGAGTGTCCTCCATCAGCTGTTGATGAAG ATAAACCATCAGATAAGCATTCCCCTGGAACTAATGATGTACGGCCAATGAATGTGGAGACAGCGATTGTTGCAGTACCTGATCGTCCAATGAGTATTTCTGTTACGCCATTAAATCAGCGAAGGGATGAACATAGTGAGAGCTTGACCCCGAAAAGACG gaagaaagcTGCTGACAGTGCTGATATCACGCCGGAGAAACCCGGCCAGGAATCCCGACTTGTCATTCAAACAGTTAGTGAGGTTGATATCGTGAGTGATGGGTACAGGTGGCGCAAGTATGGACAGAAAATGGTCAAGGGCAATCCGAATCCCAG GAGTTACTATAGGTGCTCCACAGCAGGCTGCCCGGTAAAGAAACATGTGGAGAGGGCATCCTATGATCCTAAAGTCGTAATCGCCACTTATGAGGGTCAACATGACCACAACATTCCTCCTGTGAGGACAATTGTTCCTCAGGGTCCGGCACCTTCTTCTGGTGGAACGGAGTCTAACGGAGTGGAAAAATCAAAGTCCGAAGAAAGCAATGATGCTCGGGATCCCCCAACCGAGGATAACGACACCCCACCAATTGCTGTCAAGAGCGAGAACGAAAAACTATCGCCTGATAATAATAACGAGGCCCATAAAGCCCTCAACGGCGATAACAGCGACCCAATGACTGAGGAAACTGGTCAGATCCAAGTTGAAACCACCTCTGAAGTTTCTGAAACCGAGGAAAAAGATGTCAAGACTGAGACTGATTCGAACGGTGTAGAAAAGACAGATGATCAACCTACCAACTGCTGA
- the LOC141610741 gene encoding scarecrow-like protein 21 has translation MSNSLYCRSKRDLDTHFRPQCQSLNPQPCYSNLSHESHTSPNISPGGQYSTLESSTGVGIYPTYRSASALNFSGSGSHGSILSSNSYPDNPDNSPLSNSCVTEDFGDLKYKLRELESVMLGPDTDTIDSYCHTFVGGTHVTPLEMDSWGRVVDMIARKDLKQVLVACARAVAENDQLVAQWLMDELRQMVSVSGEPIQRLGAYMLEGLVARQADSGSSIYKALRCKEPASADLLSYMHLLFEVCPYIKFGYMSANGAIAEAMKDERRVHIIDFQIGQGSQWVTLLQAFAARPGGPPHIRITGIDDSHSAYARGGGLNIVGQRLSRLAQTCKVPFEFHAVDISGCRVQFNDLGIKHGDALAVNFAFMLHHMPDESVTTENHRDRLIRLAKGLNPKVVTLVEQESNTNTASFLPRFQETLDYYTAMFESMDVTLPRAHKDRINVEQHCLARDVVNLIACEGVERVERHELLGKWRSRFTMAGFRPYPLSTLVNSTIKTLLKNYSDRYRLNERDGALYLGWMNRDLVASCAWQCS, from the coding sequence ATGTCGAATAGTCTGTATTGCCGGTCCAAGAGAGACTTAGACACACATTTTAGGCCTCAATGTCAATCTTTGAATCCCCAACCTTGTTATTCCAATCTCAGTCATGAAAGTCACACATCGCCAAATATCTCACCCGGAGGACAGTATAGCACCCTGGAATCATCCACAGGAGTAGGGATCTACCCTACGTACAGATCCGCATCAGCACTTAACTTCTCGGGTAGTGGAAGCCATGGATCAATCCTTAGTTCTAATTCTTACCCTGATAACCCTGATAACTCTCCATTGAGCAACTCCTGTGTGACCGAGGATTTCGGGGACTTGAAGTACAAGCTGAGAGAGTTGGAATCTGTGATGTTGGGACCTGATACCGATACAATAGACAGCTACTGCCATACGTTTGTGGGCGGGACCCATGTGACCCCGCTAGAGATGGACAGCTGGGGAAGGGTTGTGGACATGATTGCCCGAAAGGACTTGAAACAAGTCCTTGTTGCGTGTGCTAGAGCCGTTGCTGAGAATGATCAATTGGTGGCTCAATGGTTAATGGATGAACTGAGACAAATGGTGTCGGTCTCTGGTGAACCGATCCAAAGATTGGGTGCATACATGTTGGAAGGGCTTGTTGCTAGGCAAGCTGACTCGGGTAGCTCGATTTACAAGGCCTTGAGGTGCAAAGAGCCAGCTAGTGCAGATCTTTTATCCTACATGCATTTGCTTTTCGAGGTTTGTCCGTACATTAAGTTTGGTTACATGTCTgcaaatggcgccattgccgaaGCTATGAAAGATGAGAGGAGGGTTCACATCATTGACTTCCAAATAGGCCAGGGAAGTCAATGGGTGACCCTCCTCCAAGCATTCGCAGCTAGGCCCGGTGGGCCACCCCACATCCGCATAACCGGGATTGACGATTCTCACTCCGCCTATGCTCGTGGAGGTGGGCTGAACATTGTGGGCCAGAGACTTTCACGGCTGGCCCAAACTTGCAAGGTGCCATTCGAGTTTCATGCTGTAGACATCTCAGGTTGTCGGGTTCAATTCAATGATCTCGGTATCAAACATGGTGATGCCCTAGCTGTGAATTTTGCCTTCATGCTTCATCACATGCCCGATGAAAGTGTAACCACCGAGAACCATCGAGACCGTTTAATTAGGCTAGCCAAGGGCTTAAATCCTAAAGTGGTAACCCTGGTCGAGCAAGAGTCTAACACAAACACAGCTTCTTTCTTACCACGCTTTCAAGAGACATTGGACTATTACACCGCGATGTTTGAATCTATGGACGTGACCCTACCTCGGGCTCACAAGGATCGGATCAATGTCGAGCAACATTGTCTAGCAAGGGATGTGGTTAATTTGATAGCATGCGAGGGAGTGGAGAGAGTGGAACGACATGAACTCTTAGGAAAGTGGAGGTCGCGTTTCACAATGGCCGGGTTTAGGCCATACCCTTTGAGTACTTTGGTAAATAGTACGATAAAGACGTTGCTAAAGAACTACAGTGATAGATATAGGCTCAACGAGAGGGATGGAGCTCTGTATCTTGGTTGGATGAACCGAGATTTGGTCGCCTCTTGTGCGTGGCAATGTAGCTAG